From Patescibacteria group bacterium, a single genomic window includes:
- a CDS encoding tRNA-dihydrouridine synthase → MWFDNMPIIALAPMADLTDSPFCRICREVAGTDFVIFREMVSTEAIVRGNAKTLKMCEFEKIERPIVLQLFGSDADVVRKAARIVVDKFKPDGIDINMGCPVPKIVGKSDSGAALMKDHDRAVRIVGALKSENLGVPISVKTRLGWSKDDEILEFAPRLAAAGADLISIHGRTKAQGYSGFANWSMIGQVKKLISIPVIANGDITCWEDIDKCLKITGADGVMIGRAAIGNPWIFKNLKPTSEELVATVLRHARLHIERYGAKSMVTFRKHLAWYFKGTRGTKDLRSRLVLIKSISELEEILNLNFPRK, encoded by the coding sequence ATGTGGTTTGATAATATGCCGATTATTGCCTTGGCGCCAATGGCTGATTTAACTGACAGCCCGTTTTGCCGTATCTGCCGAGAGGTGGCTGGAACGGATTTTGTAATTTTTAGGGAGATGGTGAGCACTGAAGCGATTGTACGGGGTAATGCCAAGACCTTGAAAATGTGCGAGTTTGAAAAAATTGAGAGACCGATTGTTTTACAACTGTTTGGGTCGGATGCGGATGTGGTGCGAAAGGCGGCGCGGATTGTGGTTGATAAATTTAAGCCGGATGGAATTGATATAAACATGGGCTGTCCGGTGCCAAAGATTGTCGGCAAGTCCGACTCCGGCGCGGCTTTGATGAAAGATCACGATCGGGCCGTGCGAATTGTGGGGGCGCTTAAAAGCGAAAATTTGGGTGTGCCTATTTCTGTAAAAACCCGGCTGGGCTGGAGCAAAGATGATGAAATTTTGGAGTTTGCGCCGCGCCTCGCGGCGGCCGGTGCGGATTTGATTTCCATCCATGGCCGGACTAAAGCGCAAGGGTATTCCGGTTTTGCCAACTGGAGTATGATCGGCCAGGTCAAAAAATTAATTTCCATTCCGGTTATTGCCAATGGCGATATTACTTGCTGGGAAGATATTGATAAGTGTTTGAAAATCACCGGCGCTGATGGCGTGATGATCGGCCGTGCCGCCATCGGCAACCCCTGGATATTTAAAAATTTAAAACCAACTTCAGAAGAGTTGGTTGCCACGGTTTTGCGCCACGCGCGTTTACATATTGAACGCTACGGCGCCAAGAGCATGGTCACTTTTCGCAAACATTTGGCTTGGTATTTTAAGGGCACCAGGGGCACAAAAGATTTAAGAAGTCGGTTGGTATTGATAAAATCAATTTCCGAATTGGAAGAAATACTTAATTTAAATTTTCCGCGCAAATAA
- a CDS encoding bifunctional 5,10-methylenetetrahydrofolate dehydrogenase/5,10-methenyltetrahydrofolate cyclohydrolase gives MATIIDGKSIAAKIEKQVARRVQILKQKGITPKLAVVLVGDHKPSRTYIRRKQEAAERVGIKFELYEFPTTVKESNLIKSLEKIQQQKNLAGLIIQLPLPERLYNSRVLNSINPAIDVDCLTDANIGKLVMNTNRIEPPTPWAVIHVLKEIGAKLEGKNITIIGMGALVGKPLAIMLANEKASITTCNKHTQNIKAKCLQADVIITAVGKKNLLTAGMIKKDAIIIDTGIVYIDGKMYGDVDYKNVSRKASFITPTPGGIGPITVAKLLLNTVICAENLN, from the coding sequence ATGGCCACAATAATAGACGGCAAATCAATTGCCGCGAAAATTGAAAAACAGGTTGCGCGCCGGGTGCAAATTTTAAAACAAAAAGGCATCACTCCCAAGCTGGCCGTGGTTTTAGTCGGCGATCATAAACCTTCTCGCACTTATATCAGAAGAAAACAAGAAGCCGCCGAAAGAGTGGGTATAAAATTTGAGCTATATGAATTTCCAACCACTGTAAAGGAATCAAACTTGATAAAATCTTTAGAAAAAATCCAGCAACAAAAAAATTTGGCCGGACTAATCATCCAATTGCCTCTGCCGGAGAGATTATACAATTCAAGGGTATTAAACTCCATAAATCCGGCAATTGACGTAGATTGCCTGACAGACGCCAATATCGGCAAACTGGTCATGAACACCAATCGCATTGAACCCCCCACTCCCTGGGCCGTTATACACGTTTTAAAGGAGATTGGCGCCAAGTTGGAGGGTAAAAATATCACTATAATCGGCATGGGCGCCTTGGTGGGCAAACCCCTGGCGATTATGCTGGCCAATGAAAAAGCCAGTATCACCACCTGCAACAAACACACCCAAAACATTAAAGCCAAATGCTTACAGGCAGATGTTATTATCACGGCCGTTGGCAAAAAAAATTTGCTGACCGCGGGCATGATAAAAAAAGATGCCATTATAATTGACACCGGCATTGTCTATATTGACGGCAAAATGTATGGAGACGTTGATTATAAAAACGTTTCCCGAAAAGCCAGTTTCATCACCCCAACTCCCGGCGGCATCGGACCGATTACAGTGGCAAAACTCTTGCTCAACACGGTTATTTGCGCGGAAAATTTAAATTAA
- a CDS encoding C39 family peptidase, which translates to MKKNILTLLLLVALLAPEFAANAQTEPQTVNLNVPFTSEAPDGLMVGNWKNACEEASIVMIEQFYAGNTTTKLPTTQAKNLMNRYFGIANKIFGGNANENAKQIAQLMNQYSTSSAATIVQNPTLDQIKDELNTGRPVIALIYGKGLNPRIDFLVGGSYYHTFVIVGYDNNTNEFIVNDVGDLRQGLDLRYKYDIVLGALHDYNHTTKRTDGPPTVIFTSQRILAKAKGSNRIYLISNNTRQYITAPSVFKTRGWKWSLVQTVDKNWLNSFPAGTAVTQ; encoded by the coding sequence ATGAAAAAAAATATCTTAACTTTATTACTTCTTGTTGCCTTATTGGCGCCCGAGTTCGCAGCTAATGCTCAAACTGAACCGCAAACCGTAAATTTAAATGTCCCCTTCACTTCCGAAGCGCCCGATGGTTTGATGGTTGGCAACTGGAAAAATGCCTGTGAAGAGGCATCAATTGTCATGATTGAACAGTTTTACGCCGGCAACACAACTACAAAACTACCGACTACCCAAGCCAAGAATTTGATGAACAGGTACTTTGGTATCGCCAATAAAATCTTTGGCGGCAATGCCAATGAAAACGCCAAACAAATTGCGCAATTGATGAACCAATACTCCACCAGTTCAGCGGCTACAATTGTGCAAAATCCGACCTTAGACCAAATTAAAGACGAACTTAATACCGGCCGACCAGTAATAGCTTTGATATATGGCAAGGGTTTAAACCCCAGAATTGATTTCTTGGTCGGTGGTTCATATTATCACACCTTTGTGATTGTCGGCTATGATAACAACACCAACGAATTCATAGTCAATGATGTTGGCGATTTAAGACAAGGTCTTGACTTACGTTATAAATATGATATAGTTTTAGGCGCTTTGCATGATTATAACCACACTACCAAGCGCACAGATGGGCCACCAACAGTGATTTTTACCAGTCAAAGAATTCTGGCTAAAGCCAAAGGCAGCAACCGGATTTATTTGATCAGTAACAACACACGGCAATACATCACTGCGCCGTCCGTTTTCAAAACTCGCGGTTGGAAATGGAGCTTGGTGCAAACTGTTGATAAAAATTGGTTAAATAGCTTTCCGGCCGGAACAGCAGTAACACAATAA
- the dnaX gene encoding DNA polymerase III subunit gamma/tau — protein sequence MSTIYRKYRPQSFSDVTGQDHIIKTITNEIATGKIAHAYLFSGPRGIGKTTLARLFAKSINCENRKEKDFEPCKECSSCVEITAGHNIDVIEIDAASNTGVDNVRENIIDNAQFKPTKSKYKVFIIDEVHMLSTSAFNALLKTLEEPPAHVIFILATTEPHKLPATIISRCQRFNFKKVGYDQMLERLERISKEEKVKIDKKVLERVINKSDGCMRDAESLLGQILSLNLKNIGPEDAEMILPTSNVQTVIQFIEHTISQETDKAITLVDELVSDGVNLEQFCYDTIEVLRVIMIMQANHQEKNLATDYSEANLKIIKKLASKIESTRLIQMLESLIIRRREIKSSPMPQLPLELFIVNFSATEPKTTETTEPKTEESPIQTPTPAKKPAQPTNTTIDQIKDKWNEIVEEISKENHALTFILKMCNLESIDDAGLHISVPYSFHKDKLDEHKAKKIIEGFLANAFGEKILLCCEVAPGQTAEENQELNTLAADFGGEVVV from the coding sequence ATGTCTACAATCTACAGAAAATACCGGCCGCAAAGTTTTTCTGATGTTACCGGTCAGGATCATATAATAAAGACCATCACCAATGAAATCGCCACGGGCAAAATCGCCCATGCTTATTTGTTTTCCGGACCGCGCGGCATCGGCAAAACCACTTTGGCCCGTCTGTTTGCCAAATCCATAAATTGCGAAAATAGAAAGGAAAAGGACTTTGAACCGTGCAAAGAATGCTCTTCCTGCGTGGAGATAACCGCCGGCCACAATATTGACGTCATTGAAATTGACGCGGCCAGCAATACCGGCGTGGACAACGTGCGCGAAAATATCATAGACAACGCGCAATTCAAACCGACCAAGTCCAAATACAAGGTCTTTATCATAGACGAAGTGCACATGCTCTCAACTAGTGCTTTTAACGCGCTGCTCAAGACCCTGGAAGAACCACCAGCCCACGTGATTTTTATTCTGGCCACTACCGAACCGCACAAACTACCGGCCACGATTATTTCCCGCTGTCAGCGTTTTAATTTCAAAAAAGTCGGTTACGACCAGATGCTGGAGCGGTTAGAACGCATTTCCAAAGAAGAAAAAGTCAAAATCGATAAAAAGGTTTTGGAACGCGTGATTAATAAAAGCGACGGCTGTATGCGCGACGCCGAAAGTTTGCTCGGGCAAATCTTGAGTTTAAATTTAAAAAATATTGGTCCTGAAGACGCCGAGATGATTCTGCCGACTTCCAACGTGCAAACCGTTATTCAATTTATTGAACACACCATTAGTCAAGAAACAGATAAAGCCATCACACTAGTGGATGAATTGGTGTCAGACGGCGTTAATCTGGAACAATTTTGTTATGACACCATTGAGGTTTTGCGCGTGATTATGATTATGCAAGCCAATCATCAGGAAAAAAATCTGGCCACCGATTACAGTGAAGCCAATTTAAAAATTATTAAAAAACTGGCAAGCAAAATTGAGTCCACGCGATTGATTCAAATGCTGGAATCTTTGATAATCAGACGGCGTGAAATTAAATCCTCGCCCATGCCCCAATTACCTTTGGAATTGTTCATAGTAAATTTTTCTGCGACCGAACCAAAAACGACCGAGACGACCGAACCAAAAACGGAAGAGTCGCCAATTCAAACGCCAACACCGGCAAAAAAACCCGCTCAACCAACCAATACAACCATTGATCAAATCAAAGATAAATGGAATGAAATAGTTGAAGAAATTTCCAAAGAAAATCACGCCCTGACTTTTATTTTAAAAATGTGCAACTTGGAATCAATTGACGACGCCGGACTGCACATATCAGTTCCCTACTCTTTTCATAAAGATAAGTTGGACGAACACAAAGCCAAAAAAATTATTGAGGGCTTTTTAGCCAACGCCTTTGGCGAAAAGATCCTGCTTTGTTGTGAAGTGGCTCCCGGTCAAACTGCAGAAGAGAACCAGGAATTAAATACTTTAGCCGCGGACTTCGGCGGTGAAGTTGTTGTCTGA
- a CDS encoding type IV secretion system DNA-binding domain-containing protein, which translates to MLTVRGREGKAFHKTILLIKVPKEKKGEKPESANVEENINQTREEIATTEGLFSAIAGLHRESGLLAWLRGRNDHVSFELVVKDSKISYYVAVPDKIKGFVEQQIHAQYPHAEITEEPDYNIFKPQSHIVGAYLWLKHRSAFPLKSYKKADSDPLAALLNPLSKIAEEEGALVQYVVRPAGPKWRRQGVHMIRDIKKGEKFEYVMRRGALARAWSGWKKLLFTKSKDPSKQHQDAPYQLTQMEEEMVKNMEEKLSKGGLEITIRLVSSADSKEKATLNLENIINSFSQYNIYRYGNTLGAAIPKKPNTLIRDSIYRSMREDRHMVINTEEMASFWHMPLHNTETPNINWLGARKAPPPVNMPKEGIVLGRAVYRGEETIVKMKTADRRRHLYTIGKSGGGKSVFIQNMAIQDVQNGEGICVIDPHGDFVEYVLQHVPKERADDVIYFNPSDTERPIGLNMLEVKSEGQKDFATQEMISIFYKLVTDPSMIGPMFEHNMRNVMLTLMSDMENPGTIAEIPRMFTDDEFVKEWKKKLTDPMVLAFWDKEMAKTSDFHKSEMLGYLISKVGRFVENAMIRNIIGQSHSGFSFSEIMNQKKILLVNLAKGLVGEINSNLLGLIIVSKLQMAALERASLPEEERNDFYLYIDEFQNFITDSIATILSEARKYRLELIIAHQYMKQLEDNKGKTSVRDAVLGNAGTIVSFRIGVEDAEILQKEFAPVFNAYDLINVEQYTAYVKLLIDNTAAKPFNMFTYPPKPGNKELAAAIKELSRLKYGRPREIVEAEIMERAQLSAIGAGDSEVTETSL; encoded by the coding sequence ATGCTAACGGTACGTGGTCGTGAGGGCAAGGCCTTCCACAAAACCATACTGCTCATAAAAGTCCCGAAAGAAAAAAAGGGTGAAAAACCGGAGTCGGCCAATGTTGAAGAAAATATCAACCAAACCCGCGAAGAAATCGCCACCACTGAAGGCCTTTTTTCCGCCATCGCCGGTTTGCACCGGGAAAGCGGACTTTTGGCCTGGTTAAGAGGCAGAAATGACCATGTATCTTTTGAATTGGTCGTCAAGGACAGTAAAATTTCCTACTATGTGGCTGTGCCGGACAAAATAAAGGGGTTTGTGGAGCAACAAATCCATGCTCAATACCCGCACGCCGAAATCACCGAAGAACCGGACTATAATATTTTCAAACCACAAAGCCATATTGTCGGCGCGTACTTGTGGCTCAAACATCGTTCGGCCTTTCCTTTAAAGTCATATAAAAAAGCCGACAGTGATCCTTTGGCGGCCCTGCTCAATCCGCTTAGCAAAATAGCGGAGGAAGAAGGCGCCTTGGTTCAATATGTAGTTAGACCGGCCGGACCAAAGTGGCGCCGGCAGGGCGTGCACATGATCCGCGACATTAAAAAGGGAGAAAAATTTGAATACGTGATGCGCCGCGGCGCTTTGGCGCGCGCTTGGAGCGGCTGGAAAAAATTACTTTTTACAAAAAGCAAGGATCCGAGCAAGCAACATCAGGACGCGCCTTATCAGCTAACCCAAATGGAAGAAGAGATGGTAAAAAACATGGAAGAAAAACTTAGCAAAGGCGGATTGGAAATCACCATTCGTCTGGTCAGCTCGGCAGACAGCAAAGAAAAGGCCACTCTGAATTTGGAAAACATCATCAATTCCTTCAGCCAATATAATATTTACCGCTACGGAAATACTTTGGGCGCGGCTATTCCCAAAAAACCAAACACCCTGATCAGGGATTCAATTTACCGGTCAATGCGCGAAGACAGACACATGGTTATCAATACCGAAGAGATGGCCAGTTTTTGGCACATGCCTCTGCATAACACGGAAACGCCAAACATCAACTGGCTGGGGGCGCGTAAAGCGCCGCCACCGGTCAACATGCCCAAAGAAGGCATTGTTTTGGGCCGAGCGGTTTACCGAGGCGAAGAAACAATTGTTAAAATGAAAACAGCTGACCGGCGCCGGCACTTATACACCATCGGTAAATCCGGCGGCGGCAAATCGGTCTTCATTCAAAACATGGCCATTCAGGATGTACAAAACGGAGAAGGCATCTGTGTCATTGATCCGCATGGCGATTTTGTGGAATATGTTTTACAGCACGTGCCCAAAGAAAGAGCCGACGATGTCATATATTTCAATCCTTCTGACACGGAAAGGCCAATCGGCTTGAATATGTTGGAGGTAAAGTCCGAAGGGCAAAAGGATTTTGCCACCCAGGAAATGATTTCCATTTTCTATAAGTTGGTCACCGACCCTTCAATGATCGGCCCGATGTTTGAGCACAACATGCGAAACGTCATGCTCACCCTGATGTCTGACATGGAAAATCCGGGCACGATTGCCGAGATTCCGCGCATGTTTACCGACGACGAATTCGTTAAAGAATGGAAGAAAAAATTAACCGATCCGATGGTTTTGGCTTTCTGGGACAAAGAAATGGCCAAGACCTCTGATTTTCATAAATCAGAAATGCTTGGGTATCTCATTTCCAAAGTCGGCCGCTTCGTGGAAAACGCAATGATCAGAAACATCATCGGCCAATCGCATTCCGGTTTTAGTTTCAGCGAAATAATGAATCAGAAAAAAATACTGCTGGTAAATTTGGCCAAGGGCTTGGTCGGCGAGATAAACTCAAACCTTTTGGGTTTGATTATTGTTTCCAAACTGCAGATGGCCGCCCTTGAGCGCGCCTCGCTTCCCGAAGAAGAACGCAATGATTTTTATTTATACATTGATGAATTTCAAAACTTTATCACCGATTCAATCGCCACCATTTTATCCGAAGCCCGCAAATATCGTTTGGAGCTTATCATCGCCCACCAATACATGAAGCAACTTGAAGACAACAAAGGCAAAACGTCGGTGCGCGACGCGGTCTTGGGCAATGCCGGCACGATTGTCAGTTTCCGCATTGGCGTTGAAGACGCGGAAATATTGCAAAAAGAATTCGCACCGGTGTTTAATGCTTATGACTTGATCAATGTTGAACAATACACGGCTTACGTGAAACTGCTTATTGACAACACCGCCGCCAAGCCGTTTAATATGTTCACCTACCCGCCCAAGCCGGGCAACAAGGAATTGGCCGCGGCCATCAAAGAATTATCACGGCTGAAATACGGCCGACCGCGGGAAATCGTTGAAGCGGAAATAATGGAACGCGCCCAACTGTCGGCGATAGGAGCCGGAGACAGCGAAGTAACCGAAACCTCACTTTAA
- a CDS encoding CorA family divalent cation transporter gives MKHLYEIQHDGLLWVNITKPEEKVLRIAQKRFKFDDQDILESLPPFQRPKIVKKPEYYFMVLHFPVFDRVSKRLSFTEVDFFLSANHLITVHESKLPVIDKFFTDCQKNLATRGQFFKGTAVNLLFELLSRLLDAIFPILLHVNDDINSVDKKLFARMPDRAMAEEILRLKTNIVTFRRTMQGHRTVLERLIMYSGRELDLVSCQGYINSLREFTNEIWHMLDSQQESINALHEANESLVGLRMNETMRTLTIISVITFPLTLLATLFGVKAKGTPFIDDQWGFWMIFGLIALGALLLILIFRRKRWL, from the coding sequence ATGAAACACCTCTACGAAATTCAACACGATGGTTTACTTTGGGTAAATATAACTAAACCGGAAGAAAAAGTTTTACGAATAGCGCAAAAGCGTTTTAAATTTGACGATCAGGATATTTTAGAAAGTTTGCCGCCATTCCAGCGCCCGAAAATCGTAAAAAAACCGGAATATTACTTTATGGTTCTGCATTTTCCGGTTTTTGACCGCGTCAGCAAACGGCTTAGTTTTACCGAAGTTGACTTCTTTTTAAGCGCCAACCATCTCATCACCGTGCATGAAAGCAAATTGCCGGTAATTGATAAATTTTTTACTGATTGCCAAAAAAATCTGGCTACGCGCGGTCAGTTTTTCAAGGGCACGGCCGTGAATTTATTATTTGAACTGTTAAGCCGTCTTTTAGATGCCATTTTTCCGATTTTACTTCACGTCAATGATGATATCAACTCGGTGGATAAGAAATTATTCGCGCGTATGCCTGACCGGGCCATGGCTGAAGAGATTTTGCGCCTGAAAACCAACATTGTTACTTTTAGGCGCACTATGCAAGGCCACCGCACGGTTTTGGAGCGGCTGATAATGTACAGCGGCCGCGAATTGGATCTGGTGTCGTGTCAAGGGTATATAAATTCGTTGCGCGAGTTTACCAATGAAATCTGGCACATGCTGGACAGCCAGCAGGAAAGTATCAATGCCCTGCACGAAGCCAATGAGTCGCTGGTTGGTTTGCGCATGAATGAAACCATGAGAACTTTGACGATAATTTCGGTAATCACTTTCCCGTTAACTCTGCTGGCCACTTTGTTTGGTGTAAAAGCAAAAGGTACCCCGTTTATTGATGATCAGTGGGGTTTTTGGATGATTTTTGGCCTCATCGCCCTTGGCGCTTTGTTGTTGATTTTGATTTTTAGGAGAAAGAGATGGCTTTAG